One stretch of Ipomoea triloba cultivar NCNSP0323 chromosome 8, ASM357664v1 DNA includes these proteins:
- the LOC116028063 gene encoding uncharacterized protein LOC116028063, translated as MRHSWGKLPRCCAISARQSFISSAFSTSSGGGGWGRGRGGGGFGSDNSPIFGITPNNDAKDDKSAAAPQPPSGIGHGRGSGKPFPSSSDPFVADNASAAAPAGRGRGVPGPISSDSQTKASADSSLPSSILSVLSGAGRGKPTVTPPVSEKPKEENRHLRARKTPQAESSKPPSPRLSREEAVKKAVGVLSRGDDDGGSGRGAMAPRGGRGFSARGRGGRRGGRGGGGRGGRGRMGRGEGIQQDTGDAYGDVFEVGDDAAAEKLAQKVGPEIADQLAQGIEEMGPRVFPSLIEDAYLDALDTNLKIECEEEYMMGEFDMNPDIDEKPPIPLRDALEKMKPFLMVYEGIESQEEWEEVMKETMEVRLPIIKEIVDHYSGPDRVTAKQQHEELNRVAATLPQSAPTSVKLFTERAVQSLQSNPSWGFHKKCQFMDKLVYEVSKQYK; from the exons ATGAGACACAGCTGGGGAAAGCTTCCACGCTGCTGCGCAATCTCCGCCCGCCAATCTTTCATTTCTTCCGCATTCTCAACTTCCTCTGGTGGCGGCGGATGGGGCCgaggtcgtggaggtggtggattTGGCTCCGACAACTCTCCCATCTTTGGAATTACTCCTAACAATGATGCGAAGGATGATAAGTCAGCTGCTGCCCCACAGCCACCTAGTGGAATTGGGCACGGTCGTGGAAGCGGTAAGCCCTTCCCCTCCTCCTCAGATCCATTTGTGGCGGATAATGCTTCTGCCGCCGCCCCCGCTGGCCGCGGCCGAGGTGTTCCCGGACCAATATCTTCCGATTCTCAAACCAAAGCGTCTGCGGATTCCAGTCTCCCTTCGAGTATCCTTTCCGTGCTATCTGGTGCTGGGCGTGGAAAGCCCACAGTAACACCTCCTGTTTCAGAAAAACCTAAGGAAGAAAACCGGCATCTAAGGGCGAGGAAAACTCCTCAAGCTGAATCTAGCAAGCCTCCCAGCCCGAGATTGAGCCGGGAGGAAGCAGTTAAAAAGGCAGTTGGGGTCCTGTCCAGAGGTGATGATGATGGTGGGAGTGGAAGAGGGGCAATGGCTCCACGGGGTGGACGCGGGTTCAGTGCACGAGGGAGAGggggaagaagaggaggaagggGAGGAGGGGGAAGAGGGGGAAGAGGAAGAATGGGAAGGGGAGAAGGTATACAGCAAGATACTGGTGATGCATATGGCGATGTCTTTGAAGTTGGTGATGATGCTGCTGCTGAGAAATTGGCTCAAAAGGTTGGTCCTGAAATCGCGGATCAATTGGCTCAAGGCATTGAAGAGATGGGTCCTAGGGTATTCCCATCTCTGATTGAGGATGCTTATCTCGATGCACTTGATACCAACCTAAAG ATTGAATGTGAAGAAGAGTACATGATGGGAGAGTTTGACATGAATCCTGATATTGACGAGAAACCTCCAATTCCTCTTCGTGATGCTCTTGAGAAGATGAAACCATTCCTTATGGTGTATGAAGGAATTGAAAGCCAAGAGGAGTGGGAG GAAGTCATGAAAGAAACCATGGAGGTGAGGCTCCCCATTATTAAAGAGATAGTTGACCACTACAGTGGCCCTGACAGAGTTACAGCAAAGCAGCAGCACGAGGAGTTGAACAGAGTTGCAGCGACTCTTCCACAAAGTGCGCCCACTTCTGTGAAGCTGTTCACGGAGCGTGCTGTTCAGTCACTGCAG AGCAATCCAAGTTGGGGATTCCACAAAAAATGCCAATTCATGGATAAGCTTGTGTATGAGGTTTCCAAGCAATACAAGTGA
- the LOC116027657 gene encoding josephin-like protein, whose translation MLGGEETIGAFHHQKQIKYTRSCSLKMPKRSELFHPIRYLKRFNGSMMEALRTMSPGRCRKVASSSSSSPESGSKGSCAAGIGQHGIIGSDHRAEAIDDCIKFINSSLSLSRSNSISG comes from the coding sequence ATGTTGGGTGGAGAAGAGACAATAGGTGCATTTCATCATCAGAAACAAATCAAGTACACTAGAAGTTGCAGCTTAAAGATGCCCAAGAGATCCGAATTGTTTCATCCCATCAGATATCTCAAACGTTTCAATGGAAGTATGATGGAGGCTTTGCGAACCATGTCTCCGGGGAGATGCCGGAAagttgcttcttcttcttcttcatcaccgGAAAGTGGATCGAAGGGAAGCTGTGCAGCAGGTATAGGCCAGCATGGAATAATTGGTTCTGATCACAGAGCGGAAGCCATAGATGATTGCATCAAGTTCATCAACTCTTCCTTGTCCTTGTCTAGATCAAATTCCATTTCAGGATAG
- the LOC116026660 gene encoding zinc transporter 8-like, with amino-acid sequence MNKFLVFLGLMFLVISPILVSADDDCSDSNLDDRNKTEALKFKLVAVGSILVAGALGVSLPFIGKVVPALRPESNLFFFIKAFAAGVILSTAFIHVLPDAFESLTSPCLPEKPWGSFPFAGLVAMLAAIGTMMVDLVATSCYRKAHSDHKPKPIDDDEKLAEHHGHVHVHTHATHGHAHGAVPSPVVVSGEPDLTRRRVISQVLELGIVVHSVIIGVSLGASVSPSTIKPLVVALTFHQFFEGMGLGGCIAEARFEARATTLMAIFFSLTTPIGIAIGFGISNMYNENSPRALIVEGIFNSASAGILIYMALVDLIAADFMSARMQRSSQLQIGANISLLLGAGLMSLLAIWA; translated from the exons ATGAACAAGTTTTTAGTTTTTCTGGGTTTGATGTTTTTAGTTATAAGTCCGATTCTTGTTTCTGCCGACGATGATTGCAGCGATTCTAATTTGGATGATCGGAATAAGACGGAAGCGTTGAAATTTAAGTTGGTTGCGGTGGGGTCCATTCTCGTGGCCGGAGCTTTGGGCGTTTCTTTGCCGTTCATCGGAAAAGTGGTCCCGGCGTTACGGCCGGAGAGcaatttgttcttttttatcAAGGCGTTTGCGGCCGGCGTGATTTTGTCCACCGCTTTTATCCATGTTTTGCCGGACGCTTTCGAGTCGCTTACCAGCCCCTGCCTGCCGGAGAAGCCGTGGGGGAGTTTTCCGTTCGCCGGCCTGGTGGCGATGCTCGCCGCCATCGGAACCATGATGGTGGACTTGGTGGCGACGAGTTGTTACCGGAAAGCCCACTCCGATCACAAGCCCAAACCCATTGACGACGACGAGAAGTTGGCCGAGCATCATGGCCACGTCCATGTTCATACGCATGCCACTCACGGCCATGCTCACGGCGCCGTGCCGTCTCCGGTTGTGGTTTCCGGCGAGCCCGATTTAACTCGGCGGCGCGTTATCTCACAG GTTCTGGAATTGGGGATTGTGGTTCATTCCGTAATTATTGGGGTTTCTTTGGGGGCATCTGTGTCTCCCAGTACAATTAAACCTCTTGTTGTGGCGTTGACTTTTCACCAGTTTTTTGAAGGCATGGGACTCGGAGGCTGCATTGCCGAG GCTCGATTTGAAGCTCGAGCAACAACTTTAATGGCGATATTCTTCTCCCTCACAACTCCGATTGGGATCGCGATTGGGTTCGGGATCTCAAATATGTACAATGAGAACAGTCCCAGAGCCCTAATTGTGGAGGGCATTTTCAATTCTGCATCTGCGGgtatactaatatatatggcTCTGGTAGACCTAATCGCTGCAGATTTCATGAGTGCAAGAATGCAACGCAGTTCCCAGTTGCAGATCGGAGCTAACATTTCACTTTTATTGGGTGCGGGGTTGATGTCGCTCTTGGCAATTTGGGCATAG